The sequence below is a genomic window from Chitinophagaceae bacterium.
CAAAAAGTGCAGGTATCATTTGCAAATATTTCTACAATGCCATTCGGAACAGTGGTTCCTGCAATCCCCGAAGCAGTTACAATCGATAACTGTGGTGCGTTAATATTACTGTTTGCGCCATTGAGTTTAATGCCTCCGGATCCGGAAACGGCAGAATTACAATAGATCCGGTTTCTTGTTATGGTGTTTCGCTGGCAGGTTGCATTTTGAAAAGCAATCGCTTCCTGACCGTTTTTCGCGATTGTGTTGCCTTTTAATAATTCACCGCCAATAACATTGTCTGTAGATCCAAAATTAAAATAGATACCGTTGGTGCCATTGCCCAGTGGTTCACCTGTTATGGTCAAACCAATCACATTTCCTTCGATGGCTGAATTGGAGAGCACCCCGTAAATACCGGCATTTGTATTTCCTGAAATTACGTTTTGTTCGAACAACGAGTCACCACCAATCTCAATATTGTTGTTGACGCCAGTGCAGTAAATGCCGTATGCATTGGGTTGTGCAATCAGTCCGGCAGGGTTGGTGCCGATATTATTGCTGTTGACATCTACGAAAGTCGCGTTCTGCAATTTGATGCCATAGTTATTTCCGGAGATGACATTATTGGCAAGCAGTGTTTTTCCTCCAATGCTCACGAGGTAAGTATTAACAATCTGAATTCCATCACCTGTTGCACCGGTCATCATCACGCCCATTGTATCCACACCAATCAGGTTACCCTGCAATGCAGCATGATTGGTAAATTGAATGGAAATGGCTGAAGTGCTACAGTTTAGGATCACATTGCCTTTTTGAATGGCACCTATTTTAACATAGGTACCCAAAACAGTGATGCCGTTTATGAAATTATGAATAAAAAAACCATACACTTCACATGAATCTGCAGCGAACAAAAATGCCTGGTTCAATCCTGCTACCTGAGTGGTAAGTTGAATACGGGTATAAGTAATCCCAAACGCGTTTCCTGCGCCTTGTGTGGTGGCATCAATAATTGTTGGACCGCTGACATCAGGCAATAGTGACTCAAGTGTTATAGTTCTTGACAGCACATCAGAATCGGGAATGGAGAATTCAATCTTGTCAGGTCCAACATGATTATTAGCATCAGTTATTGCCTGACGAAGTGAACCCTCACCACTATCAGCATTATTTACAACAGTGTATATATCTGCTTTAGCGAATTGAAAAGCTACGAGCAACGAGCAAAGTATGAGTTTGAATTTCATTTTATGATAATTTAAATAGTAAAGTTGTTTAAGGATTCAGTATAAGTATTTTCTTCATATAAATTTTATCATCCACATTCATTTCCAAATAATATAAACCATTTGCAGTATTGGGCAACAGAAGTTCCAAAACTGATGTGTTCAAGTTTAAACCCTTCCAGCTTTTTAATTCTATTCCAATAGTATTTACCAGGCGAACTGATTGAATAGCTGCTGAAGCGGGCAGATTGTCGATGATAATTCTGTCGGTAGCGGGATTCGGGTATACAGTTGTATTGCCCAACCATTCCGGTTCATCCACACCCACAATCACGAATACATTTTTACAAGTCGTATCATTGATTCCACAGGTATTGTCAATTACAATCATGCAGACAAGGTAATTGTCTGTTGTTGCAAAAGTGTGGGTTGGACTCACCTGATTGCTGGTGCTGCCATCACCGAATTTCCATTTCACATCAAAATCTGCAGGGAATACAGATGTGTTGGTAAAAAACACGGTATTGCCTGAAACAATGAAAGTAAAATCGGCATCGCCGCCAGCAATTACTTCTACTGTTTTAGTAATTGTTGAGGCGCAACCAAGGCTATTTTCCACGATTAATTCCACGGTGTAGATGCCCTCTGCAAGATAAGTATGCGAAGGGTCTTGCAGAATGCTGGTATCACCATCACCGAAATTCCAGTGCCATGAAACAATGCTGTCTCCTATGCCTGCTGTTGAAAGATCAGTAAAAACCGCCGGTTGTAATGGGCATAAAAGTGGTAAAACTGAAAAATCTGCAGTCGGTGCAGCCTGTATGTTTACGATTAAAGTATCTGTTCCCGGGCAACCATCGCTGTTTAATACAGACATTACCACCGTGTAAAATCCAGGATCAGCATAGGCATAGTCAAACTCATTAAAGAAAGAAGTAGTGCCATTGCCAAGATCCCAGGCCCAAGAAACGATGAAGGTGCCGCTACTCGGAATAGAAACGTCCTTAAAATGCAATAATGTGCCAATGCAACCAACGCTGTCGGCAGAAATAATCGTGTTGATGCCTTCAGCAATGGTGATAATCTGTGAAGTGGTGTCGGTGCAACCGCTTGAACTTCCCACCACCAGTTGTACTGTGTAACTGCCGGGTAAGGCATATACATGCGAGGGATTGGTTTCCGTAGAAAAGTTGCCATCTCCAAAATCCCAGTTCCAGGAGTTGATGGTAAGCCCCGGAGCAGGTAGTGACTGATCTGTAAATGTAATATTGACATTGCTGCATGCAGCGCTGGATGACGCTGAAAAACCGGAGATAATACAACTGGTGCTTGAGGTATCCTGGCAAGTTGCAAAAGCGGAGGTGTTTCCGGCATCGTCATTGGAAGTAGCGGTTACCTTACCTGAAGATGCAACGTTGACAATAAAAACACCGGTCGCATCCACTTGAACCGTGGTAAGAAAATTAGCACCTTCGCAATTCTCGCATTCGCTTGCTGCGTAAACATCTATCTGGGCGTATGGTTGTGCATATCCTGAAATATAGGTTGGTGTTACAATCACAATATTTGGAGGCAGTATGCCCTGATTGCCACCGTTAGTAACGATGCCACCGGTTCCTGTTAGCTGTGAATTGCAAAAAATACGATTGGTACGTATGGAGATGTTTTTTACGCCATCATTCTGAAAATACACCGCTTCACTTCCATTGTAAGCAATTACATTCCCAACACCCGCAGTAGTTCCACCGACTACGTTATCGTGAGAAAGATTGCGGAAATAGATGCCATAGGTTCCATTGCCCAGGGGCAAAGTACCTGAGGCGTCAACACCTATATAGTTTCCATCTATCAGTGATGAGTAGATTTCCAGATCAAACCCCGCAGCGCTATTTCCTGAAATCAGGTTTCTCTCCTTCACTGAATCACCACCAATTTCACAGTTATAAGTTCCCTGTGTCATCACAATTCCATTGGTGTTGGGCACTGCCATCGCTCCATTATAATCCGTGCCGATGTAATTACCCTGGATGTCAATGAATTTACTGTCCGCGATATAAAGCCCATTATTGTTTCCGGATATAGTATTGCGTACACCCGCTTGTTTTCCCCCAATGGTAATTTTCTTTGATCCTGATATGTAAATGCCGTTTGCCAATGGAGCAGCGCCTGCAGCTCCCAGGGTATCGGTACCAACAAACAGGGAAAGAAATGAACCGGTGATGACATTGGTTACTTTTATACAGTTGGAAGTACAATCATTAATTACATTGCCAAAATTTACTGCCCCAAACTTAAAATCGCCTCCAGTGATAATTACACCGTCAACAAAATGATGGATATACAAACCATACACCTCACAATCCGCCGCGGCAATCACAATGGCTGAAGGAATATAATCAGCGGCTTTGATCTGAATTTTTGCATTGGTGATTCCAAAACTAACGCCCACGGGCTGTGAAGTTCCGTCTATCACCAATGGATCCGTAATGGAAGGCAGCGGGAAAATAGCGCTGAGCGTAATTGTTCTGCTGGTCACACTTCCTACAGGAATATTAAAATATACGGAGTCTTTGCCCACATGACTGTTTGCGCTGGTGATTGCGCCACCTAAAGATCCTGTTCCGCTCGGGTTGTTATTGGTTACAAAATAGACGTTAGCAAGTGATGAGTCTACAAAAAAAGCGCACAGCAACACACTAAGGAGGAGAATTCTTTTCATGAGTATAAAATTTCGGCGAAGTTAAAACAAAGTGACTGTAAATCATTAAGTTGGTAGCAATTCATAGTGTATTATCAGGTTTTTAAAGCGAAAAAAGCAAAAATTACTTTCGAATTTCCATTAGCTGCCGCTTTGATTCAGGAATTTCAATCACAACACCTGCCAAACTATCAACCCAATGAACTTCCCGGTGAAAAAATTAAGCCAAAAAAAAACGGGATGCGTTTTATAGCAACCCGTTTTTTAATAAAAGTGGCTTACGGTCAGAGTCCAAAGGCATAAAAATATTGTCCCGGATAATCGGGATACCGGCCTTCAATCATTACGCCTCCTTTTTTATTAGCAAGAATTGATTTCAAATCATCTACGGTATTTACCGGTTTGTTATCAATCTTGGTGATGATAAATCCTTCCCGCATATTCGTATTGCTGCTCAGTTTACCATCGGATAATTTACTCACCCGCACACCTCCTGTCAATCCCATATCTTTCAGGTCCTTATCGCTGAGATTCTCAAATTCTGCACCGAGTGCGGAAACAACAGAGGTATCATCCTTTTTAAGATATGAAGTGTTGCCTTCGTTATTTTTCAGTATTACATCTACCGTTTTTTCTTTGTTATCACGAAGATAGGTAATAGTGATTTTGTCTCCAGGATGATAACGGGACACTTGTTCCTGCAATTCAGGTGAAGTATTAACAGCAGCACTATTTACTTTCGTAATGATATCACCTGATTTCAGTCCCGCTGCATCTCCTGCACCACCCGATTTTACACCGTCGACATAAACACCAGACAGGCTTTTCGCATCAAGTCCTTTTGATTTTGCAAGTTCAGCATTGAGAGTCGCAATTTGAACACCCAGGAAACCGCGTTGCACCATTCCGAATTTCATAAGGTCATTCACAACCTTGGATACAATATTAACAGGCACAGCAAATGAATAACCTGCAAAGGTTCCGGTTGGAGTAGCAATGGCAGAATTAATACCGATCAATTGTCCATTTGTATTCACTAAAGCACCGCCGCTGTTGCCCGGATTTACAGCCGCGTCTGTTTGAATAAAGGACTCCACAGCGCTAGTGTCTCTGCTCCTCAACAAATTAATGTTGCGCCCTTTGGCACTCACAATACCTGCAGTTACAGTAGATTCAAGATTGAACGGGTTGCCGACAGCCAACACCCATTCACCAACTTCCACTGAATCTGAATTGCCAAACGAAATAAACGGAAGGTCCTTTTCATCGATCTTGAGCAAAGCAATATCAGTGGAAGGATCTGTACCAATCACTTTCGCAACATAGCTTTGTTTATCGGCAAGAATTACTTCAATCTTATCTCCGTCATCCACCACATGGTTATTGGTAACAATATAGCCATCATCAGAAATGATAACACCGGAACCGGATGACTCAGAAGGTTGCTGCTGTCCAAACGGTGAAAACTGATCTCCAAAGAAATCTCTGAAAGGATTGTATTGATCATTTCTGGAAACCTGGCGGGGAGCATAACTGGTCTTAATGTGTACCACACCAGGAGTTGTACGTTTTGCGGCATAACGGAAATCGAGCGTTGACGGTAATTCACTGGCACCGGAATAACTAACCTGCGCAAAGCGGGCAGAAGCTGCCTGCTTTTCTTCAAATGTTCGTTGTTGGTTGTTATCAAAATAGCGGTAGGCTCCAACAGTGACCAAAGCACTGATCATGGCGACAAATGCGGTAAGGCCGAGTTTTTTCAAATTCATAGTTTTTTTGTTTTTTAGAATGTGCGGGGTTTGTCAAAAAATATGCCTCGAAGAACGAATGTAGGGTAGTTAAATTTCCTGAAACATCATTTTAACTAAACTTTAACCGGCAATCCATTTCAGGCTCCTCTGTAAATTTAAAACAGATTCTGAAAAAAGGTACACAATACAGGAAAGTTCTTACCCTTCTTTTTGTTCTGCAATCAATTGAAATAAAGTTGTTTGAAAAACTCAACTTTGCTGCGATTCAAGAGCATGAAACTTACATTCGAAAAATACCATGGTGCAGGCAATGATTTTATTCTTGTCGATAACCGGCAACATCATTTTCCAAAGGAAGCAACATTGATCGCGAAACTCTGTGACCGAAGGCTCGGAATAGGCGCTGACGGATTAATTTTGATAGAACGCCATCCTGATTTTGATTTTGAAATGCATTACTACAATGCTGATGGCGGTCTCGGTTCAATGTGCGGAAATGGTGGCAGATGTGCAGTCATTTTTGCAAAAGAAACAGGACATTTTAGTCAGTCAACTGCCACTTTTATGGCGATCGACGGAATTCATACCGCAACTATTATCAACCATAGCCTGGTGAAAATTTCGATGACACCGGTTACTAAAATTTCGAAAGCAGGCAGCGATTATGTCTTGGATACAGGTTCTCCGCATTATGTAAGGTTTACCAAAAATGTGGATGATGTGGATGTATTAGCAGAAGGGAAAAAAATAAGGTATGGCTCTACCTACCGTGAAAAAGGAATCAATGTGAATTTTGCTACACTGTCCGGAGATGAATGCAGCATGCGTACCTATGAACGTGGTGTGGAGAATGAAACATTGTCTTGCGGAACCGGAACGGTGGCAGTTGCCATTGCAGCATCCTTACAATTGAAGAATGAAACCGTTAATCAGGAATACCTGGTAGCTGCACCCGGAGGAAAGTTGAAGGTGTATTTCACAAAAGAATCGCCGGAACATTTTACTAACCTATTTTTAGAAGGTCCGGTGCAAAAAGTATTTCAGGGTCAATTGGAAATATAGCGTCAGCTCTTATCCGTTGTCAATGCGAAAACCACGCAAAAACTCCTTTACCTCCATTTGTTTTTTCCCCTCCATTTTCAATGTTTCTACCGCAATAAAACCATCTGCCGCAGCAAAATGAAGGAATGTTTTACCATCCGTAGCTATTGCTCCCGGAGAAAGTGCATGCTGTGCCCTTATTTTTTTTGCGGAAAGAATCTTCAGGACTTTTCCATTCAATAAAGTATATGCAGCAGGAGAAGGCGACAATCCACGTATTTGATTGAAGATGACTGATACGGGTTGCTGCCAATCAATGGAGCAATTAGCGTTGAAAAGTTTCGGCGCTTTTCTCAAGTCACTATTTTCCTGCTGTGCTATTTGAGGATAGCTTTCTGTTTCGATCGCCTGTACTGTTTTCAAAACCAATGCTGCGCCAACGAGCTTCATCCGGTCGTGCAACATTCCCGCTGTTTCATTTTCTCCTATGGCAATTTTTTCCTGGAATAGAATTTTGCCAGTATCAATTTCATGTTGCAGAAAGAAAGTAGTGACTCCTGTTTCTGTTTCTCCATTGATGATGGCCCAGTTAATCGGTGCTGCACCGCGATATTGGGGAAGCAGCGAGCCATGCAGGTTGAAGGTTCCGATGGCAGGAAGTTGCCAAACCAATTCCGGCAACATTCTAAACGCGACTACAATTTGAAGATCGGGTTTTAATTCTTTCAGGTTATTTAAAAAAGAGGGATCTTTAAGTTTAACAGGCTGCAACACCTTTAATCCATTTTCAATCGCAAATTTCTTTATGGCCGATTGCTGCAACTGCATTCCACGGCCTGCCGGTTTATCCGGTGCAGTTACAACAGCCACCATGTTGTAATCATGTTCCAGTAAAACCTGAAGCGATGGAACCGCAAACTCCGGCGTTCCCATAAACACAATCCTCAATTTCTTTCCTCTTTCAACCATAATTTTACCAGTAACACTGATAAGCGTCAATTCAAAAATTTAACAGTTTAACAATTTATTGTCCTTCAAAATCCCGATACAACAAATACTTTTTTCGCAAAACCTTGAACTCTGATAAAGCTGGCTCCCAACTTCTTCTTATTTCCATCTCCGGCGTTCCCTTTTCAATTTGTTTTCTCAATTGATCAGTGCCTGCAAGCTTATCAAAAAACGAGGTAAAGAATTTATCTTTTTCCGGATACGAAGTGTAAAAATCCGAAAGCCAATGGAGCATCAGTCGTGGATTTTCTTTAAAATAACCGGTATTCAATCCAGTTAGATCAAAACCCTTGCAAGTTTGATTCAGGTAAGGTGGGTTTTTTGCGCCTGGTAAACTCTTCGGATTGAATTCCGCATTGCCTTTTGTAAATCCCGGATATCCAATAATTGAAAACGGACGATCAGTACCGCGTCCCACACTCACCGGTGTGCCTTCAAAAAAGCAAATGGAAGGATAAAGGTGAATAGCATTCATGCTGCGGAGATTCGGGGATGGATTAACAGGCAAAGTATAAAAGGTGGAATGATCATATCCTTCACACAAAACATAACTGAAAGCGCAAACTTTTTTTGTAGCGAGCCATTGCTCGCCGGTCAGCATCTGCGCATATTCTGCAGGCGTCATGCCATATACAACCGGCACAGGATCCATTCCAACAAAGGAGCTGAATTCCGGTCTTAGCACCGGCCCGTCCACATAATATCCATTTGGATCAGGCCGATCAAGCACTAAAAGAGGAATATTATTTTCAGCGCATGCTTCTACCACATAATGCAATGTAGAGACATACGTATAGAATCTGACACCCACATCTTGAATGTCGTAAATAACCAGGTCAATTCCTGCTAAATCTTCAGTAGTGGGTTTTAACTTCTGGCCATAGATGGAAACAATTGGAATGTTTGTTTTTGAATCTACTGCGCCTGTAATATTTTCACCGGCATCTGCATCGCCTCTGAATCCATGCTCAGGTGCAAATATTTTTTTTATCTGAATGCCCAGGTCAAGTAAAGTATCAGCGAGGTGTTTCTTTCCGACTAAAGAAGTTTGATTGACGACCAACGCTATTTTTTTTCCTTTCAGCGAATCAACATACTGATCCATTCTCTCTGCGCCAACAATCACTTGAGCACAAGAGATTGCCGGACGAAGACATTGGGAAAAAGTGATGATCAGAAGAAAGAAGAATGTCTTGCAAAAATCGGAAGTAAGATGGGAACTGCTTATTTGCATAAATTTAGCGCTGAGATTAATGTGCCAAAGGTAAAATAACTGGCCGCCCTCGTAATGAAGATTTCATATTTCATTTCCCGTCGTCTTGCAATTGCTTCCGGAAAATCGTTTTCGCGACTCATCATTCGTGTAGCGGTTACTGCCGTTGCATTAAGTGTGGGTGTAATGATTGTAGCTGGTGCAATTGTAAACGGTTTTCAGCAGGAAATAAGTGAAAAAGTTTTTGGTTTCTGGGGACACATTACTATCCGCAGTCTCGAGCAGGGGAGATCTTACGGAGAAGTGCCGGTTTCTATAAACCAATCTTTTTATCCGGGTTTGGAAAAGGCAAAAGGAGTCAGACACATTCAGGTTTTTGCAACCAAAGCCGGCATCTTAAAAACGAGTCAGGAAATGGAAGGGATGGTGTTAAGAGGCATTGGCACCGATTTCGACTGGACTTTTCTGAAAAAGTATTTGGTAGAAGGAAATATTTTGACTGCAGGCGATTCCTCAGCGAAAAAGCAGATAATGATTTCTAAAACCACGGCAGACCGATTGAATCTTCATGTGAACGATGATGTGATTGTGTATTTCGTGCAGAACCCGATGCGATACCGCAAGCTGACGATCACCGGAATTTATAAAACAGGCCTCGATGAATATGATCGTCTCTATGCGATTGTTGATATCGCACTCATTCAACGAATCAATAACTGGACAAGTGAAGATGTGGGCGGCTTTGAAGTCTTTATCAATAATGTGAATCAGCTCGATCAGATGGGCACAGTGATCAACAGTGAATACATTGGCCAGGATCTGGAAGCAAAAACCATGAAACAAGTAAACCCGAATCTTTTTGACTGGCTCGATCTTCAAACCATGAATGAGAAAGTAATCATCATCCTCATGATTCTTGTGGCCATTATTAATATGACAACAGTTTTACTCATTCTTATTCTTGAACGAACCAACATGGTGGGCATATTAAAATCACTCGGCGGTTCGAATTGGATGATCAGGAAAATATTTCTGTACCAGGCAGCTTATATCACCGCCTTAGGTCTTTTGTTGGGGAACGTTTTTGGAATTGGAATTTGCCTGGCGCAAAAATATTTTGAGATCATTAAGTTACCTGAAGAATCATATTATGTTTCTGTTGCCCCGGTGTTGATTGATCCGGTTTACATTTTATCGATTAATGCGGGAACTTTGCTGGTGTGCTTAATCACCTTGATTATTCCATCCTACCTCGTTTCACGAATCACTCCTGTAAAAGCAATTCGGTTCAAGTAACTTCAGGATTGGATTTGGTATCAGCAGGTTTTGATTTCGAAGTTTGTTTTTGCTTATTGAATCCATATGGACAATGCAGGCATCCGCTCTTGCAGCAAAAACCTCTTTTCAAATGATAAGCTTCGGTAAAAACAAACAGGCCGTTTTCATTGATGTAATAATCATAGCCTTCTTTTAATGGAGACATAAGTATTTGGAAGGTACATCAACTGTGAGCAATGGAAATTTTAATGATCACAGTTGCTAAATGGTTTCTATAAAATAAATTTTCCGGTGTAATTAAATGGTGTGACGTTTCTAAGTTCATTTCTCACCGCTTCACTCACATTTAATGAACTTACGAACGCCTCAATTTCCAGACGTGATATTTTTTCATTCTTGCGCGTGAGTTCCTTCAGTTTACCATAAGGATCCGGATAATTTTCCCGACGCAAAATGGTTTGAATAGCTTCGGCCACTACGGCCCAGTTGTTCTCAAGGCCGAATTGTAATGCAGACTCATTTAAGATCAATTTATTCAGTCCTTTCAAAAGCGAATGCAGCGCAATGGCAGTGTGTGCAACCGGAACTCCTATATTTCTTAACACCGTTGAGTCCGTCAGATCACGTTGCAATCTGGAAACAGGAAGTTTTGCCGCAAAATGTTCAAACAGTGCATTCGCAACACCGAGATTTCCCTCTGCATTTTCAAAATCAATCGGATTCACTTTGTGCGGCATGGCGGAAGATCCTACTTCGCCGGCTTTAATCTTTTGTTTGAAATAATCCATTGAAATATACATCCAAACGTCGCGGCAGAGATCAATCAGAATGGTATTGATTCTTTTCATGGCATCAAATGCGGCAGCTAAATTGTCGTAGTGTTCAATTTGTGTTGTGTACTGCGATCGTTTCAACCCAAGTGTTTGTTGTGTAAAAGCATTCGCGAATGCGTTCCAGTCCATATCCGGAAAAGCTGCATAGTGCGCATTGAAATTGCCGGTTGCGCCGCCGAATTTTGCGGATGCCGGAACAGCAATCAGTTGATCTTTCTGTGCAATCAGGCGTTCAACAAACACATAAAATTCTTTGCCCAATAGCGTAGGAGAGGCAGGTTGACCATGTGTGTGTGCCAGCATCGGAATATTTTTCCATGCGAGTGCTTTCTCTTTCAGCAAATCAATCAAATGTTCAAGGAGTGGCAGGTAATAATGTGTCAGGCATTCCTTCATCGACAAAGGAATAGCAGTGTTATTAATATCCTGTGATGTAAGTCCGAAATGGATGTATTCTACAAATGCACCACAACCCATTTCCTCAAATTTTTCGCGCAGAAAATATTCCACTGCCTTCACATCATGGTTGGTGGTTTTTTCAATCTCTTTAATCCTGACTGCATCTGCTTCTGCAAAATTTTTATACAATGCACGAAGATCTTCAACAATGTTATGATCAAATGTTTTGAACGCCGGAATCCCTTGTGCTGCAAGTGCAATAAAATATTCCACTTCCACAAAAATGCGATACCGGATGAGTGCGTATTCTGAAAAATACTGTTCCAGCGAATTGATTTTATCGCGATACCTGCCATCAACCGGAGAAATGGCAGTAAGAGGAGTGAGGTTCATGACACAAAGATAAGCGGCAAAATTATCTTGAAAGGTAAAAGAACATTAATGCGGAAATGGAAATTGAAAAGTCTACCGGGTGTTTGTCATCCATCATTGTTATAAAATGTGGTGCGTAATTATAAGAAGCTCCTATGATTAATCATTTAAAAAAATTTACCTGACTAATGTTACGACCTGTTGTCGAAGGGTTCGGAGATATAGTAGAATTTCAAGATCGTTTCAAAACAGACCTGAATCATTTTTATTCTTTTATCCTTGGATCAAATCTGAAAGCTTCCGTCCTTTTCAATTTTATTTTTTTGAAATGAGGATGTACTGGATTGATCAGGTAATTGTATTCATGGAGAATAATAGCAGAAGGAACTTTCAGCACTGCTGTATTGCCTTTTGCAAGCCATTGATCGCCAATATTCCTGCAAGCCCGATACTGACTTGCTTCCCACCAATGATCAGGTAATTCAGCGAGTGTAATCACATCAATTTTTACAGCATCCGGAATTGCGATCACCATCATCCGGAAGTTTTCATCCAATCCCTCGCCGCTCCGGTGAACAATGCTTTCAAGGGAAGAGAGCGCCCGGGAAGCGGCTGTATAAATTACTTCGTTGCCTTTTGAATTCCAACGTGCAGCATTGCCGGATGCGGTCAGTTTCCGTGAATGTTTTTTCAATGTAATTCTGAAAACTTCGATCATCAGGCTACATCACCAAATTCGATGCGTGTCAATTCTTCCTGTATCAGATCAATTCCACCTGAAGTGTGCATCAATTCAATAGGAGTCATGCTATTCAGGCCATAAGCCGGCTTCTCGAGCCACCTCCGGAATGCATTCGTATCTCCAAATACTTCATTTCCTTTTTTGTATAAGGCCAGCAGTTTCAGCACGCGTTCGCTCTTTGTGGCACTCAGTTTTTTATTTTGCTGTTTGTATCGCAGCAATGTTTTAAGCGAAACATTCATGAGTCCCGCCATCTTGTTTTTGTCAATACCTGATACAGAAACCATATCAAAGAAAGCTTTGGCATTCACACCCTTTTTTGCTTCTGAAACAATTGCGAATAAATCGCGGATGCTCTTATCGTACCGTAAAAAAATGGAAGAATGATTGACAGATTCCTGTTTTGATTTGACTACTGCTTCATGCATAAGAACTGAATTTAAAAAACAAAGGTAAGACACTTGTCCAGAATTTTTGGAAAAATGTCCAAAAATAATTTGCTCTGTTTCTATGGGCTTAAGACTAAAGACCAATGACCAATGACCAATGACTATTGACCAATGACCCTTCACCATTCACTATCTCACGCTGCCACCAGCAAAAAAATACTTCTTGTAATACGCATCATTCAAATCACTGATCACCACTCCA
It includes:
- a CDS encoding PKD domain-containing protein, coding for MKFKLILCSLLVAFQFAKADIYTVVNNADSGEGSLRQAITDANNHVGPDKIEFSIPDSDVLSRTITLESLLPDVSGPTIIDATTQGAGNAFGITYTRIQLTTQVAGLNQAFLFAADSCEVYGFFIHNFINGITVLGTYVKIGAIQKGNVILNCSTSAISIQFTNHAALQGNLIGVDTMGVMMTGATGDGIQIVNTYLVSIGGKTLLANNVISGNNYGIKLQNATFVDVNSNNIGTNPAGLIAQPNAYGIYCTGVNNNIEIGGDSLFEQNVISGNTNAGIYGVLSNSAIEGNVIGLTITGEPLGNGTNGIYFNFGSTDNVIGGELLKGNTIAKNGQEAIAFQNATCQRNTITRNRIYCNSAVSGSGGIKLNGANSNINAPQLSIVTASGIAGTTVPNGIVEIFANDTCTFCEGKNHIATVTANANGAFIYNAAISGSVTATVTDAEGNTSAFATCADTTIGNCIVAGFITSIVHCENQPVSFLDQTVTDPSTEISSWDWNFGDGVTSTEPSPEHAFATDGTFSVQLIATNSNGCSDTIIKSIVINDLPVADFNALPVACVNTAVHFVDASTGGTGGNISSRNWDFGDGFSSTGVNPSHTYDSAGIYTVTLIVTNSFGCTGSTSNTVEIAPNAVASFTYEASNLIVNFTNTSTFNGPHASEWDFGDGNTSTLENTVNAYANAGTYNVCLTVYDSLCQSESTSCNLLDIVTGIQDLENQVQVYVYPNPAKDYLMINYSSADLKNIRLTALEGSIVLSTTGQSLTQNTIRISLPELATGLYLLYLETDKGVIAKKIVIE
- a CDS encoding PKD domain-containing protein gives rise to the protein MKRILLLSVLLCAFFVDSSLANVYFVTNNNPSGTGSLGGAITSANSHVGKDSVYFNIPVGSVTSRTITLSAIFPLPSITDPLVIDGTSQPVGVSFGITNAKIQIKAADYIPSAIVIAAADCEVYGLYIHHFVDGVIITGGDFKFGAVNFGNVINDCTSNCIKVTNVITGSFLSLFVGTDTLGAAGAAPLANGIYISGSKKITIGGKQAGVRNTISGNNNGLYIADSKFIDIQGNYIGTDYNGAMAVPNTNGIVMTQGTYNCEIGGDSVKERNLISGNSAAGFDLEIYSSLIDGNYIGVDASGTLPLGNGTYGIYFRNLSHDNVVGGTTAGVGNVIAYNGSEAVYFQNDGVKNISIRTNRIFCNSQLTGTGGIVTNGGNQGILPPNIVIVTPTYISGYAQPYAQIDVYAASECENCEGANFLTTVQVDATGVFIVNVASSGKVTATSNDDAGNTSAFATCQDTSSTSCIISGFSASSSAACSNVNITFTDQSLPAPGLTINSWNWDFGDGNFSTETNPSHVYALPGSYTVQLVVGSSSGCTDTTSQIITIAEGINTIISADSVGCIGTLLHFKDVSIPSSGTFIVSWAWDLGNGTTSFFNEFDYAYADPGFYTVVMSVLNSDGCPGTDTLIVNIQAAPTADFSVLPLLCPLQPAVFTDLSTAGIGDSIVSWHWNFGDGDTSILQDPSHTYLAEGIYTVELIVENSLGCASTITKTVEVIAGGDADFTFIVSGNTVFFTNTSVFPADFDVKWKFGDGSTSNQVSPTHTFATTDNYLVCMIVIDNTCGINDTTCKNVFVIVGVDEPEWLGNTTVYPNPATDRIIIDNLPASAAIQSVRLVNTIGIELKSWKGLNLNTSVLELLLPNTANGLYYLEMNVDDKIYMKKILILNP
- a CDS encoding Do family serine endopeptidase; the protein is MNLKKLGLTAFVAMISALVTVGAYRYFDNNQQRTFEEKQAASARFAQVSYSGASELPSTLDFRYAAKRTTPGVVHIKTSYAPRQVSRNDQYNPFRDFFGDQFSPFGQQQPSESSGSGVIISDDGYIVTNNHVVDDGDKIEVILADKQSYVAKVIGTDPSTDIALLKIDEKDLPFISFGNSDSVEVGEWVLAVGNPFNLESTVTAGIVSAKGRNINLLRSRDTSAVESFIQTDAAVNPGNSGGALVNTNGQLIGINSAIATPTGTFAGYSFAVPVNIVSKVVNDLMKFGMVQRGFLGVQIATLNAELAKSKGLDAKSLSGVYVDGVKSGGAGDAAGLKSGDIITKVNSAAVNTSPELQEQVSRYHPGDKITITYLRDNKEKTVDVILKNNEGNTSYLKKDDTSVVSALGAEFENLSDKDLKDMGLTGGVRVSKLSDGKLSSNTNMREGFIITKIDNKPVNTVDDLKSILANKKGGVMIEGRYPDYPGQYFYAFGL
- a CDS encoding diaminopimelate epimerase, which gives rise to MKLTFEKYHGAGNDFILVDNRQHHFPKEATLIAKLCDRRLGIGADGLILIERHPDFDFEMHYYNADGGLGSMCGNGGRCAVIFAKETGHFSQSTATFMAIDGIHTATIINHSLVKISMTPVTKISKAGSDYVLDTGSPHYVRFTKNVDDVDVLAEGKKIRYGSTYREKGINVNFATLSGDECSMRTYERGVENETLSCGTGTVAVAIAASLQLKNETVNQEYLVAAPGGKLKVYFTKESPEHFTNLFLEGPVQKVFQGQLEI